Below is a window of Rhodamnia argentea isolate NSW1041297 chromosome 11, ASM2092103v1, whole genome shotgun sequence DNA.
GAAGCGAGCTTTGATGACTCGGGTCTTGCCATTTGACCTTGGTAAATGCTAAGCTTCAAGTGGTTGGAATATCCTCCATTTACTCTAACTACATCATTAACAACATTGAGAAATTGGGGAAGTGGGGAAAAGGAAGGCCGATTCAGTGCCCTGAGCACCGATTAAGCATACTTAATTCAGAAAACTGCACTTCCAATAGTACTAATTTATGCATAATACGAGCAAAATCAATGCATTGAAAACTACAGAGTTTCTTTAATTAGTTGCTTAAAAAGTGCGATAGAGGCACTTATTAGGACACTCCTTAGCACATTTTGTAACATTAAAGCAATTTCATTCATCTTAGTAACAACTGGATCCCATATCACGAAATCCCCACATTCCTAGGCATTATTGTGGAGAGAAGTACcaagaaaatcataaatttattgtaattgtgtaaataataaaataatataacatttttcgtagtattttaacattttttgaattatttaattattttttagtaattttttttgtcttttttgtcatttctttttttcacggTTTGGGGCGGCCAAGGCCTGATGACCTCCGCCAGCCCTTGGCCGGTGGCCTACAGCCTTGCCGGCCCAAATCCttaaaatcgtcaaaaaaattaattaaaaaattttgcggATCCTccgatattttttcttttaaaatatctcaTCTTAGCTAAAGCAACACGACAGCGCTAGAGAATGGCTGACAATTTGCGGATATCGGCCGACCCTACATATCTATAAATGTTGTTCCCATGCAGAAAATATCGAACGAAAGACCCATCCCCTTCTTCCCACTCCACTAGCTTCCAAAGAACCACCTCCAATGGCCTGGATATGGATGACACTCGCCTTCGCTTTGCTTGCTTATCTCTTCTTGCGATCTTTGCTGTGGAAAACACAGAGCAAGAAGAAATTGCCTCCTGGTCCAAGAGGATTTCCGATTCTTGGAAACCTCCCTTCGTTGGGACAGAACCCTCACCATGACCTCCACAAACTAGCTCAAAAGTATGGACCCATCATGCACTTACGTTTGGGGTTCGTACCCACGATCGTCGTCTCGTCGCCCGAAGGGGCTGAGCTATTCCTCAAGACCCATGATCTTGTTTTCGCGAGCCGACCGCGGCAAGAAGCCATGAAGCATTTGGCTTATGAACAAAGAAACTTGTCCTTTTCGCCCTACGGTCCGTACTGGAGGAACATCCGAAAGATGTGCACTTTGGAGCTCCTTAGCAACGCCAAGATCAACTCCTTTGAGTCCATTCGAAGAGAAGAGGTCAGCTTGTTGGTACGTATTCTCAGAGACGCATCTCTTGACCGCGCCGCTGTCAATCTGAGCAGAAAGATCTCGTCACTGAGCACCGACATGAGCTGCCGAATGATTTTCGGAAAGAAGTACATGGATGAGGAGTTCGACGAGAGAGGGTTTAAGGCTCTGATCCAAGAAGGGATGATATTGGCCGCGACGCCTAACATTGGAGATTATATTCCACTCATGGCTCCGCTTGATCTTCAAGGGTTGACCCGGCGCATGAAAGCTGTGAGCAAAGTGTTTGATGCCTTCTTGGAGAAGATCGTTGATGAGCACTTGGAGAACAAGAAAGAGGAAGGGCAGAGCAAAGACTTTGTTGATGTCATGTTGGGTTTCATGGGATCTAACGAAGGCGAGTACCATATTGAGCGGTCCCATATCAAATCCATAATGCTGGTAATTAATTCTTCAGCTCATTTTCATATCTACTACGAATTTCACCACAGGTATGATGGTCCTCATCGCACACACATCAAAAAATTACTGAAGACACACAGAACTTATTGCCTTGCTGTGTTGAAATGTTAATGAAAGTGTGGAAATGTCACCAAAAAACATGGAAGTGTTGTGCttgtttttttctccctttttgttttagtAGTTTTCCAAAGTTTGTGAGACGACCATAAAGCGGGGATCTTATTATAATATTCTTGCGAATGCGGTCTCTATCTTAGTATAATTTAGTATTAGGGCTTGGTGCCATTCATTTGACGCCACTCTTGATGATTGGTTACACGTGGTTGACCAGGTGTTGATAGATTGAGAATTGACTTTTCACCCTATGGGAAGATGACTTAAGAACTATGCTCTATTCAACTAACCCAGCACATAACTAATTTATGTATCAAGGATATGTTGGCGGCCTCCGTGGACACCTCAGCTACAGCAATAGAGTGGGCACTGTCCGAGCTCATAAGACATCCACAAGTGATGAAGAAACTTCAGCATGAAGTAATGAAAGTTGTGGGCATGAATAGAATAGTGAAGGAATCAGATATAGAGAGCTTGGACTACCTAGACATGGTCATTAAAGAGACCCTCCGGCTACATCCTCCCGCCCCGTTGCTTCTTCCACATGAGTCGATCGAGGACTGCACGGTCGGCGCCTTCCACATACCACGCAAGTCTAGGGTCGTTGTGAATGCATGGGCAATCGGAAGAGATCCACACGTTTGGGGTGACCCCGAGAAGTTCATCCCGGAGAGGTTTGAAGGGTCAAGTGTTGACGTTCGGGGACATGACTTTCAGCTTGTGCCTTTTGGGTCTGGTCGTAGAGGATGCCCAGGGATGCAATTGGGCCTAACTGTGATCCGTATGGGATTGGCACAACTTGCGCATTGCTTTGATTGGGAGCTTCCGGACGGTATGTCACCGTCCGAACTCGACATGAGCGAAGTGTTCGGTCTTACGACCTCTCGAGCTAAGCATCTAGTGGCCATACCTTCGTTTCGCCTAAAAACTGTTGATTAGGGACCATTCCCAATCAACCTATCTTATGAAGTAGCTAAAGAAGGAATTAGAATTTAAGTGCATGGTGTTATCCTTTATGTCATCAAAATTACTCTCCAGGCTCCACTACCATTGTTAGCAATATTATGATATTTAGTTGATTTAGTATATCTTTCAAGATTACGCATACATCTCCTTTGATAGTGCATATCTTTGATTAATTATATTTCATATTATGTTTACTTTATTACCTTATTTAGTCTTCTAAtaaagcctatttataggcttcaTATTCTCTTCATTTTGTACATCGAAATATAAAGAAATTTACTATTCTatgttttattctatttttaactTAATATCAGAGCCTCCTTTCCCGAGGCAACCTTAGTGAACCGGTGCACCCCATGCACCTATTGCAAAATAAATCCATCCCCACCTCTTGATAGTGTTCATCAAAGCGCTTCATTCTTATCCGAGTAAGTGCCATGATAGTCGTGTTACGATGTTGGACACATCACCTTGTCAAGCCTTTTTCACGGAGGTGGCTCTTCTTTTGATACCAGCTGCACGAGCCGCATTGCTTAGTAATATTCTCCCAAGCTAGCCGTATAGACTGAAGCATATAGATTGCGTCACTTAATTGCTGTTTCGCAAGCCAGCCACATTGGTCACTTGATGTTTCTCCTTCGATTTTCAATGTTTTGCATGTCATTCGAGAAGCCGACACTACCACCAAACTCATCGCCTTCAGAAAATCATCACATTGAAATTTCGTCGTCAACGGAAGCCTGGAGCCACCACACGTACCTCATAGACAGCCATACCATGGTCCTGTCATGCCTGAGGTTGTGCAATGCGGGTTTCGACCATTTTCCCTATTTGATTTCatggtgatagaagatttattgGACActgtttgaattatttttcaaactCAGGCTAATTTGTTTCAACTCACCTTGCGTCTGGGTAAGATGTTAGTAATATTAAGATATTTAGTTGATTCAACATATCTTTAAGGGTTATACATATATCTCTTTTGATAGTGcttatgattgattgattgattgtattTCATAgtgttaataccatgaaaaccccaaatgggTACATCggtgaaaaatttaccccaaactattttttttttatcataaaagccccaaactggtacacctgctacaaatttaccccaaaatattacacttttgacaaatttatccttcgttagtttttcattaaattttaccatcaaattattgagttggatgacacgtgacaattgacaagtatactaatttgggatttttactctctgtttatcacaaatgtatcagtttgagattttttcgttgtattaatcTGATTTAATATAAACTACCGGAGGGTAAATCTattacaagtgtatcaatttggggtaaatctattacaagtgtatcaatttggggtgaatttgtcacgtgtatactagtttgggattttttatggtcaaaaaataatttgggataaatttatcgtaagtGTACCGATCTAGGGTTTCttgtgatcaaaaaatagtttggggtaaatttgtcataagtgtatcagcTTGAAagttttcataatattaacccTATTTCAATTTACATTTATCTTATTACCTTATTTATTCTTCTAATAAAATGTAGAAATAGGCTCCATGTACTCTTCATTATGTACATCAAGATATACAGAAATTCTCAATTCTATTTTCTGCTCTATTCTTAACTTGGTATCACAGCCTCCTTTCTTAAGACAACCCTATCGCATCGGGTGCACTCGCAACCGGTGCACCTCATGCATCCATGGCAAAATAAATCCATCCCCGCCTCTTGATAGTGTTCATCGGagtgcttcatttttttctaagtAAGCGACACGGTGGTCGTGTGACAATGTTGGTGATACATCGCCTTGTCAAGCCTTTTTCACGGATGTGGCTCTTCTTTCGATGCTAGCCGCACAAGCCTCATCGTCTAGTAACTATTTTCCCAAGCTAGCCGTATAGGCTACTTGATGTTATGACGTCGGTAGTATAGGCTGCGTCATTTAGTTTCTGTTTCCCAAGCCAATGTATCGGCCACTTGCTGCTTCCTCCCGTTGCTTGACGTTTTGCTTGTCATTCGAGAACCATACACCATCACCAGACTCGCTGTCATCAGACGATCAACATATGGAAGTCTCGTCATCGATGGAAGCTTGGAGCCACCACATGTACTCCGTGTGTACTCGTGACACGGATCCGTCATGCTCGATATTATGCAATGAGGGTTTTGACCATTTCTAATATCTGATTTCATGGTGATCGAAGATTTATTGGACACTGtttggattatttttcaaattcaagTTGATTTGTTTCAACTCATCTCGCGTTTGAGGGGGATGTCAGTCATATTAGGATATTTAGTTGAATCAACATATCCTTTaggattatgcatatatctccTTTGGTATTATGATTATCTTATTACCTTATTTACTCTTCCAATAaggcctataaataggctccaTGTTCTCTTCATCATGTACATCAAAATATGAAGAACATCCCAATTCTCCTTTTTGATCTATTCTTAACTTGGTAAATGAATCTACTTTCCTGAGGCAATCTTAGTGCACCCGATGCACTCGCACCTAGTACACCCCATGCACCCATAGCAAAATAAATCCATCCGCGCCTCTTGATAGTGTTCATCGATCGCTTCATTTTTGTCTCGAGTAAACTCACGGTGATTGTGTTACGATGTTGGCGACACGTCACCTTGTCGAGCCTTTTTCACGGAGGTGGCTCTTCCTTTGATACCAACCGCATAGCCCACATCACTCAGTAACTATCTTCCCAAGCCAGCCGTGTAGGCCGCTTAATTCTACTGCTCCATCGTACAAGCCGCATCGCTCAATTACTGTTTCGCAAGCTAGCTGTTGTTTCCCCTCGGATTCTCAACGTTTTGCGTGTCATTTGAGAAGCCGACACCACCACCAAACTTGTCATCGTCGGACAATCAACATATCGAAATATTGTTATAAACGGAAACCTAGAGCCACCACACATGCCCTACGCGTAGCCGTGCCACAGATCCATCATGCCCAACATTGTGCGGTGCGGTTTCGGGTATTTCGGCTCTCTGATTTCATGCAGATCGCAGATTTTGGTGATCGAAGATTTTGGCGATCAAAGATTTATTGGACTGGATTAGTTTTCGGACTCAAGTCGATTTGTTTCAACTCACCTTGCATTTGAGGGGGGATGTAAGCAAAATTCGGATATTTAGTTGATTCAGCAAAGATTATGTATATATCTCCTTTGATAGTGCATATgcttgattaattatttttgataTTATGTTTATCTTAATACCTTATTTGGCTTTCTAATAAAGTTTTAAGGCTCCATGTACTCATTATGTACATCGAAATATACagaaattctcaattctcttttcTGCTCTATTCTTAATTATCATTTTGGTCTTTACGCTTTGTAACGCATCAGACGATGCGTATCAATCTAATATTTTACACCATTTTGATTCCTTTGAAAATGGTGTATTGTGAAGAACGAGTTGATAATTTCTGTGCACGTTTTTGCTGGTCAAAACATAGACTATAACATACAACATTTCTGTCAAAAAAATAAGCCAATGACTTATCATGTCAACATAAATTCGGACCAACAAGTTATAATTCTTTTAACATAGAAAGGAAATTCATAACTAGGACTCCACAAATTACAATAGGTAAATTTACCACGCTAAATTCATCTAAGGGTTCATTTGAAGGAACactgttttcaaaaaattacttTCCAACATTTCGGTATTTGGATAACGGAAAACAAAGCGATaaatagaaaacattttccatgcaTAAGACAACAAACTTACATATGTTTTCCGTGGCTTGAAAACAACAACCTCATATTGGAGGAAAACGACTTTcatttctaacaaaaaaaaaaatcaatttccctAAATCACTAAACAATTGAAAACTAACAAGtttcttcaaattaatttttatagaaaatatgttaatttatcatgaatattttggtgaaacaaacgcaccctatgGCTCAAGTATCGTCAACGTGCATCATTTCTATGGCCTAGATTAGATGCTTCACTTTAAAATGGAGATTGGAGGGTTATAAAACGAGAAAGGCTGAGCCCTTTATTAGATCGAAGGCTGTAAATCACCAAATTACTTTAAAGCATGCATTCTAGAGAAATCTTGACTGTACTTAAGTTAAAGCTTAAGTACTAGGAACGTAAGTCCTAATTGGGTCTTAATACGCATTCGCCATAAACTATACAAATGagctatttgttttttttttggtaaggtacaAATGAGCTATTAATCTTCGTAATAAcccaggaaaaacaaaaaaactattttgGTCGGGGCTTGTTTATACGTTAACAAGAGATTATCATCTCATTTTACCCGTGTCTTGCATGGACATGAATCTTTCCATGTGTCTTTTAGTGTtgatttttcgttaaattttatcatatttcagataaattttccatttttgaacaTGATGAGTTCGGAATTCCTAGTTCATATTGTATCAAGAAGGGTTTGATAGTAGCTagtccaatttttttgtttttatatgtTATGagttaaaaaatgttaaaattctCAATAATGCTAATTTGCAGCATTAAAACTCATTAATACTAGGATTATTATTTGGTTAACTACACACTCACTATTGAATCAGTAACATGtgtatttttataattagttTTTGCAATTGATCTATTTCACGTCAATCTAATTTTCATACCGATTGTGAACtcaatatattttctttgttgagGAAAACTCATGGTATTGAATGAGAAAAGCACAAATCTTGATTGAAAACAAAATAAGGGggagtgcaaaaaaaaaaaatacttctcaaaGGAGAATGACTAATCTTTGCAAATTAGAGTCCTATGTGTCGTCAATTTCTATTCCAACAAGCTACAATTCGCGTAAGTTTCTTCTCCTTCAAGACAAGAGAATCACAATTTCCATTCGCTTTAGTTTGCACTTTGCACATGACACACACAAATCATTCGTCTCTCTTACTCCTGAGCTAGTCAGAGTTGAAGTCATCTCTGGTCACCCTCTTTCTTCACTTTGCTGAAGCCCCTCTGCTTCCTCAACCTTCCTTCACCCACCCACGAAATGCCTCTTAATTTACCACCAGCACTCAATTTTATCACCCTctgctcatcttcatcttcttcttcctcttacACCCATAATTCTTCGCATAATTGCAAGTTGACCCAGCAATGGCTTCGCCCGAAGGTTGACCCAGAGAGGATTTGGAGGCAGACGATCTGGTGAGGGTTCTGATGAAGAATTTCAGCGATGGAGAGCCCTTGGTGAAGACAATGGAAAAGTACGTGAGGGTTGTGAGGACTGAGCACCGCTTCCTTCTATTTGAAGAGCTTGGCAAGACTGAGTAATGGACACAGAGTCTCGAGGTCAGTGGCGGTTGTCTCTAGGGTAAGCCTGGGGGGGTTGGGTGGTGTGGGTGGGGGGTGTTGGGGGGTGTGTGGGTTTCCACTATGGAACTGGAACTGGAATCGCCCACCAAGGACCGGTTCTGAAAATCAAAACCAGGAACTGTCTGTCAGTTCCATAGATCCATTCGGGAACCAGATCGTGGATCCATGGAACCGGTCCCCAATTCCTATAAAATaacttttattaattaatatcATGGTGAACCTAGCTTCTATGTGGATATTTCTTTGCTAGGGAAAATGtaagaataataaagaaatcTGCATAAGAGTCATGCTTATCAAACACGTAATGATACTGTGATTTTAGAATAAATGCTCTCATGTGGACATTTGGTTTCATCTCTTGCTTATCATTTGACAAAAAGGCAAATAGACTTTAAAGAATCATTTGTTTCAGCTTAAATCTTCGTCATGGTCTCAAGTGCTGTGCATTTTCTTGCTTCAAATTTCATATCGGCTCAACCAAAATAGAATATACGCATCAATGCTTAGTAGATGTGACTGAGAGATGCATTTGTGAGTAAGTGGTAGGGGAGAGAAACCGATAGAGGCTCATATcgagaaaaacaacatccaaaTAGGAGACGTTAATTTCAATGGAGACACCCGTGAGGGGAGGCGAGAGAGACTATAGGGTAAATGGGAGCATCTTGATGTGCGTTTTATTTTGAGGACCGCAAGATGCGAATCGGACTATAGGGTAAATGGCAAAAAGCAGGCAAAAAAGATTCACTTTTACTAAAAGTGagctgaaattttttaataaatagatATTAATGTATATCGGTTTGGTCCGGGTTGGCAGCTCCATGCCTGTAACCAAGAACCCTAGACTAGACTTGTCCCCATGGGAACAATCGATTCTAGGTAATTCCCGATTCCTTTGCATACTCCtagtgatctctctctctctctctctctctctctctctctctctctctctctctatatatatatttgattttctaagTCAAATAAAAATGTGAATCTCTTTCCTAACACATTCGATTTAATAATCAATCTACATCCTCTAATTGGAACATCATTTCTTACAcgaactcaaactcgaaacataatttaacaattctccatcTTGACTTGATGTTTGTAGCCAAATCATAGTGCTTATTATCCATACCGGCTTTCCCAACGCTTCAATGAGTGCTCAACCATCGGAGACATCTATCAAGCACAAGCAGAGCTTGAACTTGTTTGGAAAAGTAAAGTCAATCCACATGTCAGCAGGATCCTCATTGCAAGAAGCTTCTTTATGGCGTCTTTACAATCACATCCTCTTCTAACATGTAGAAATTTCAACTGCCAATGAACTCGATTCTCTAGGGACATATTCAATCGCAATCGAACACCACATCAATCGGATGTAACATGTTAACATTACTAACCAAGTCATTAGACCAAACCATCTCTTCAAATCTT
It encodes the following:
- the LOC115744139 gene encoding cytochrome P450 71AU50-like, which gives rise to MAWIWMTLAFALLAYLFLRSLLWKTQSKKKLPPGPRGFPILGNLPSLGQNPHHDLHKLAQKYGPIMHLRLGFVPTIVVSSPEGAELFLKTHDLVFASRPRQEAMKHLAYEQRNLSFSPYGPYWRNIRKMCTLELLSNAKINSFESIRREEVSLLVRILRDASLDRAAVNLSRKISSLSTDMSCRMIFGKKYMDEEFDERGFKALIQEGMILAATPNIGDYIPLMAPLDLQGLTRRMKAVSKVFDAFLEKIVDEHLENKKEEGQSKDFVDVMLGFMGSNEGEYHIERSHIKSIMLDMLAASVDTSATAIEWALSELIRHPQVMKKLQHEVMKVVGMNRIVKESDIESLDYLDMVIKETLRLHPPAPLLLPHESIEDCTVGAFHIPRKSRVVVNAWAIGRDPHVWGDPEKFIPERFEGSSVDVRGHDFQLVPFGSGRRGCPGMQLGLTVIRMGLAQLAHCFDWELPDGMSPSELDMSEVFGLTTSRAKHLVAIPSFRLKTVD